TCTTGTCAAGTTCTCACCAAAGGCTACCTCCAAGTCTGCAGCTCTGAGGTGACACCACGCACTCAGGTGCTTTCAGCTGGTTTGAAAAGCCTCAGCTCAGAGGTACCACATCTGCAATGCTTTCCAGCTGTGAGAACGCACCGAAACTACAATTATTTGTCCTTGAACGCTTCGCCCTCCCACTATCAATTCACTAATAGAAAGGAGTAGGGGGGAAAAGTCTAATACCCGCCCTACTCACCGCACAGCCCCACTTGGGAGTCACTGCTGTCCCACAATTTTATGCACTACACAGGAGGCACACGCTGACCAGCTGGACTCTTCATTCCGCCGTGAGAACAACCACAAGAGGACAAGCTCTGCCCCCCCCACCTGCCCACACAGGCTCGTCCAGGTGCTTCTCCAGAGGTTTCGGATCCGCACTGGCTCCCCCCCAAGTCTGTGGCCCCCTAAACACAGCGGGTGAGGACACAAACCAGCCCTGACCCGGACACGGGTGCCTGCAGCACAGCGGCGGCCTGCAGCACCTCCCTGCCCCTCACGGCAGGCCGGGGGGGGGCCGAGGCCGCAGCCAGGGAGCGGCCTGCAGCAGCGCTGGCAGCAGCACCCTACCCCTCACGGCAGGCCGGGGGGGGGCCGAGGCCGCAGCCGGGCCCCTcggagcgggcggcggcgccaGCGCACACGGGGAAGCGTCGTGGACTCGGCGCCCGCGGCTTCTGCTTCGTAGGGACGGGACCGGCCTTACCTCGGGGGCTGCGACCGCCGCCGGGACGGCGAGAAGCCCGgcaggagccgccgccgccggggctcACCCGAGGGTCGCTGTCGCGCGGTCGCCGTGTGATGACGTAAGTGGCCACGTCACTCGCCTCCGGAGCGACGCAGCCGCGCCGCCTCTGCGGGCCCGAAAAGCGGAAGATTCGCCTTAAAACCCAGGGCACTGCAGCGGCCGGACAGCAGGGACATGCCGGCGGGCGGAGAGGCGGCCCCGAGTGCTGCTGCCCGCGGCCGGCCGCGGTGACAAGGGGCGCCCTCCCCGCCCCGAGGCCGCGGGGATGGAGGGGGAGCGCTGTGCCGCGGCGGGAGCCGCGCTCCTCCCCGCCGGCCGGCAGCgggggcgaggaggaggaggagacccGGCGGACTTCGTGGCTGTCCTCCCTCCGGAGGTCAGCTCTCGGATTTTTAGCGACCTGGACGTTGAGAGCTTGTGTCAGGCGGCCGTGACGTGCAAGGGCTGGCACCGCGTCATCGAGAGCAACGACCGCTTGTGGAGGCACCACTGCCTGAGCGTGAGGGCCGTCTGCCAGCGGGAGATCGACTGCGATCGAGGAAATGGATATTCCTGGAAGGTAAACTAAACGTCAGGGATGTAATGTCGGCAGCGTGGAGGCTTCTGGGATTGCTAATAGAAATAGGTAAAGAAATGACGTCAGCACTTCTCATGTGTCCCAGGTTTATGGGAGAACTGCTCTAATCACAGCGTGGCTCAGTAGTGCAGCCCAACAGCTGGACATCTGCATAAATACACAGAGATGTAAGCAAGGCCGTGCTGTTCCCTACCCAGGACCACATCTGGCCAGCCCAGGTCACCCCAGTTAGACCTCACGCTGCCTCAGCACTGGCGTCGATCACCTCGAAGTCTGCACAGCCCTGACATGGAAGAAAGCCCACATCCCAGTAGACAGGGCCAGGGGGGAGAAGACAACGTACCCTCGCTAGGCAGCGTGAGCTCTCTGGTGGTTATTTCGTGGGAATGGTTCTGCTGGTGAGGAATGACTTCCCAGGAATTCATCCTGGGTAGCTCTGCCTCAATGTGCCTTGAGCGACATGtatccaggagaaaaaaaaaaaaatgaggtagagaagaggaaagaagcagGAGATCTGAGCAGCTGTTTTGAAACTCTCCCCACACATGCTCCCAGTTactgctgctctgagcagttAAGAGCTGAACATGCTGGAATATCACTGTCGAGTCCAGCCTGCAAGCTGAGGTAGATCAGGAAAGGAGTGGTTTCACACTTACTACTCTGGACTAGCTAGAGGATGATCCCCACCTCATTTTAGCTGGTGGGTTTGAGAGCAAGGGGGCAGTGGAGGGGTGAAAGAGAGAAGCAACAGTAAGAAAAGCCTGAGTTCTGGACTTTCACATTTCAGTAGAGTTGTTTCAGTATGAGGCAAAG
This region of Nyctibius grandis isolate bNycGra1 chromosome 1, bNycGra1.pri, whole genome shotgun sequence genomic DNA includes:
- the FBXO48 gene encoding F-box only protein 48 — encoded protein: MEGERCAAAGAALLPAGRQRGRGGGGDPADFVAVLPPEVSSRIFSDLDVESLCQAAVTCKGWHRVIESNDRLWRHHCLSVRAVCQREIDCDRGNGYSWKITLLRNYWKSKVKQEWLNGKYSNIPSQNSLPEKSMYPMDVDTWGEILEAELER